The Saprospiraceae bacterium genome includes a window with the following:
- a CDS encoding GtrA family protein, whose protein sequence is MAKQLITSLISSVSDSNKLSFRKTFIRAQLVSICATTVDFLISILLHHLLGMYYVTATTIGAFCGSITSFSLGRNWVFLNRRGRLSIQFLRFVIINGFSIFGNTTGVFFFKENFDISFIASRVIVAILIGIFFNFFMNRYFVFR, encoded by the coding sequence ATGGCTAAACAATTGATTACATCTCTCATTTCAAGTGTTTCTGATAGTAACAAACTTAGTTTTCGCAAGACGTTCATTCGGGCTCAATTAGTAAGTATTTGTGCTACCACTGTAGATTTTTTAATTTCTATTTTATTGCATCATTTGTTAGGAATGTATTACGTTACTGCAACAACGATTGGCGCTTTTTGTGGTTCAATCACAAGTTTTTCATTAGGTCGGAACTGGGTCTTTCTGAATCGAAGAGGTCGTCTGAGTATCCAGTTCCTTAGATTTGTGATTATTAACGGGTTTAGTATTTTTGGGAATACAACGGGAGTATTCTTCTTTAAAGAAAATTTTGACATTTCATTTATCGCAAGTAGAGTAATCGTTGCTATACTTATTGGCATCTTTTTTAACTTCTTTATGAACAGATATTTTGTATTCAGATGA
- the recA gene encoding recombinase RecA: MSKERDEKLKALALTMDKLDKTYGKGTIMKLGDKQIVHVESISTGSLGLDIALGIGGLPKGRIVEIYGPESSGKTTLAIHAIAECQKQGGIAAIIDAEHAFDRFYAESLGVNTEELLISQPDNGEQALEIAENLIRSGAIDIIVIDSVAALVPRSEIEGEMGDSKMGLQARLMSQALRKLTATIGRTGCCCIFINQLREKIGVMFGNPETTTGGNALKFYASIRLDIRKSGTAIKDKDGNVVGNPVKVKVVKNKLAPPFRIATFDIMFGEGISKTGEIVDLGVETEVVQKSGSWFSYEGTKIAQGREGAKQFLADNPEVALEIEKKITEKYHPGQLDPVEAAEDED; this comes from the coding sequence ATGTCAAAAGAAAGAGATGAAAAATTAAAAGCACTTGCCCTGACAATGGACAAGCTCGATAAGACTTATGGAAAAGGTACTATCATGAAGCTTGGAGACAAGCAAATAGTACATGTTGAATCAATTTCAACCGGGTCGTTAGGTCTGGATATTGCACTCGGTATTGGTGGATTGCCGAAAGGTAGAATTGTAGAAATCTACGGACCTGAATCTTCCGGAAAAACGACTCTTGCTATTCATGCCATTGCAGAATGTCAAAAACAAGGTGGAATCGCAGCAATTATTGATGCCGAACATGCTTTTGACAGGTTTTATGCAGAAAGTTTGGGTGTGAATACAGAAGAACTTCTGATTTCGCAACCGGATAATGGTGAGCAGGCACTTGAGATAGCTGAAAATCTGATTCGATCCGGAGCAATTGATATCATCGTTATAGATTCAGTTGCGGCTTTAGTCCCGAGAAGTGAAATAGAAGGTGAAATGGGTGACAGTAAAATGGGACTACAGGCAAGATTGATGTCACAAGCTCTCAGAAAACTGACAGCTACTATTGGCAGAACGGGATGTTGTTGCATCTTCATCAACCAGCTTCGTGAAAAAATCGGTGTGATGTTTGGAAATCCGGAGACAACAACGGGTGGAAATGCTTTAAAATTCTACGCTTCTATCAGATTGGACATACGTAAATCCGGAACAGCAATCAAAGACAAAGATGGTAATGTAGTCGGTAATCCGGTAAAAGTAAAAGTGGTCAAAAACAAACTTGCACCGCCTTTCAGAATAGCTACTTTTGATATAATGTTTGGAGAAGGAATATCCAAAACAGGAGAAATAGTGGATCTTGGTGTAGAAACAGAGGTGGTTCAAAAAAGTGGATCGTGGTTTAGTTATGAAGGAACCAAAATTGCACAGGGACGCGAAGGAGCCAAACAGTTTTTAGCTGACAACCCTGAAGTAGCTCTTGAAATAGAAAAGAAGATTACCGAAAAATATCATCCTGGCCAGTTGGATCCTGTGGAAGCGGCAGAGGATGAGGATTGA
- a CDS encoding CDP-alcohol phosphatidyltransferase family protein yields MAFDWKKSAQAVIYQWINPLINALVKSGIKPNHVTFAGLILNFAATGLFIYGAEYGERYEHNYVGWACAVILLAGFMDMIDGRLARVGNMDSKYGALYDSVLDRYSEMVMFLGICYYLIYYQYFLSSIFAFIAMIGSIMVSYTRARAEGLGVKMADVGLMQRPERILLIGISGILCSLMSDILGSEFKITVSWLPFPLVETITFFTFPIFLLSLLANITAINRLFHARELLDGQNE; encoded by the coding sequence ATGGCTTTCGATTGGAAAAAATCGGCGCAAGCTGTTATATATCAATGGATTAACCCATTAATAAATGCTCTTGTCAAATCAGGAATAAAACCAAATCACGTTACTTTTGCAGGATTAATTCTCAATTTTGCAGCAACAGGACTATTTATTTATGGAGCTGAATACGGTGAAAGATACGAACATAATTATGTTGGCTGGGCTTGTGCAGTAATTTTGCTGGCCGGTTTTATGGACATGATTGACGGTAGATTAGCAAGAGTAGGCAATATGGATTCAAAATATGGTGCGTTGTATGATTCAGTACTGGATAGATATAGTGAGATGGTTATGTTTCTGGGTATTTGCTACTACCTGATATATTATCAATATTTTTTAAGCTCTATTTTTGCATTCATAGCTATGATCGGATCAATAATGGTAAGCTACACCAGAGCAAGGGCAGAAGGACTGGGTGTAAAAATGGCAGATGTAGGACTGATGCAGAGACCTGAAAGAATTTTATTGATAGGTATTAGTGGAATATTATGTAGTTTAATGTCTGATATTTTGGGATCCGAATTTAAAATTACTGTCAGTTGGTTGCCGTTTCCATTAGTCGAAACGATTACATTTTTTACATTTCCTATATTTTTACTATCATTACTTGCTAACATCACAGCTATAAACAGATTGTTTCATGCAAGGGAATTACTGGACGGTCAAAATGAATGA
- a CDS encoding DsbA family protein, producing MLSGQKDTLIYIGDPMCSWCYGFIPELDQLKKLYPEIEFSLVLGGLRAGGTERMADLKGFLREHWQEVHDRTGQEFSYSILDNESMIYNTEFACRAVMTVKLIKPELAYEYFKRLQVAFYKNNLDATSVATFKGIATDVGIDKDVFEKIYMLPSTIQSTQTDFANSARMGVRGFPALLLKKDGSYFTISNGFKPYTEMKAKVDALR from the coding sequence ATGCTTTCAGGTCAGAAAGATACATTAATATACATAGGCGACCCGATGTGTTCGTGGTGTTATGGATTTATTCCGGAATTGGATCAACTGAAAAAGTTATATCCTGAAATAGAGTTCAGTTTGGTACTTGGCGGATTGAGGGCTGGAGGAACAGAAAGAATGGCAGATTTAAAGGGGTTTCTCAGAGAACATTGGCAGGAGGTGCATGACAGAACAGGTCAGGAATTCAGTTATAGCATCCTGGATAATGAATCCATGATTTATAATACGGAGTTTGCATGCCGGGCAGTTATGACAGTAAAACTGATAAAACCTGAGTTGGCCTATGAATATTTTAAAAGATTACAGGTTGCATTTTATAAAAATAATTTAGACGCAACATCTGTCGCAACTTTCAAAGGTATTGCAACCGATGTTGGAATTGACAAAGACGTATTTGAGAAAATCTATATGCTGCCTTCAACCATTCAAAGTACTCAGACAGATTTTGCAAATTCAGCCAGAATGGGTGTCCGAGGATTTCCTGCTTTACTACTCAAAAAAGATGGTTCGTATTTTACTATTTCAAATGGATTTAAGCCATATACGGAAATGAAGGCCAAAGTGGATGCATTGAGGTAG
- a CDS encoding SDR family oxidoreductase: MTTSIRTAIITGGTKGIGLGVAKSLIADGIKVAITGRDPEALKNAAAHLNSLAEDCAIGVQSDVREYESQVTAVNTVIQKWGRLDYFIANAGVGHFAPLQDLSFEAWHETVDINLTGVFYSAKASLEALKQTKGFFITIASLAGTNFFAAGTAYNASKFGLVGFSQAMMLDVRDFGIRVSTIMPGSVSTYFNGHVPNDADAWKIQPEDIGQIVSDLIKMPARTLPSKIEVRPSRTK; encoded by the coding sequence ATGACAACGAGTATCAGAACAGCAATCATCACAGGAGGGACCAAAGGAATCGGTTTGGGTGTAGCAAAATCACTCATAGCGGATGGAATAAAAGTTGCCATTACCGGAAGAGATCCGGAAGCTCTAAAAAATGCAGCAGCTCATTTGAATAGCCTTGCCGAAGATTGTGCCATTGGCGTCCAGTCAGATGTCAGAGAGTATGAAAGTCAGGTTACAGCTGTAAATACTGTTATTCAAAAATGGGGGCGGCTTGACTATTTTATTGCCAATGCAGGTGTAGGTCATTTTGCGCCTTTACAGGATCTGAGTTTTGAAGCATGGCACGAGACTGTGGATATCAATCTTACTGGCGTGTTCTATTCTGCCAAAGCCAGTCTCGAAGCATTAAAACAAACAAAAGGCTTTTTTATAACAATCGCCAGTCTGGCAGGAACTAATTTTTTTGCAGCAGGAACCGCCTACAATGCCAGCAAATTTGGACTGGTGGGTTTCTCACAAGCCATGATGCTGGATGTTCGTGACTTTGGAATCAGAGTTTCTACTATCATGCCCGGCTCTGTTTCTACCTATTTTAATGGTCATGTTCCGAATGATGCAGATGCATGGAAGATTCAGCCGGAAGATATTGGTCAGATTGTATCTGATCTCATAAAAATGCCCGCAAGGACATTACCAAGTAAAATTGAAGTCCGACCTTCCCGAACAAAGTAA
- a CDS encoding inositol phosphorylceramide synthase → MTQLFIRYKQFSKTEIRDVKIFLGFVLLYMLWTGLVVGFRNDHLNFSVFIGLCVLLTPFTRQIAYSFCFFILFWILYDSMRVYPNYLINEVHIEDLYLLEKKFFGVFENNVLLTPNEYFANHTSQFLDFISGVFYLTWVPVPLALGLYFFFKDKVLLLQFSAAFLFTNLLGFCVYYLYPAAPPWYFEMYGSEEIFNIQGNPAQLASFDKLIGYPLFSGIYTKNANVFAAVPSLHAAYPVVALFYAVKSRLKWPSVLIFLDMIGIWFAAVYSYHHYVIDVLLGVLCAIVALIIFEKHLMKTKLRIWIEKYASFIQLQNTHKE, encoded by the coding sequence ATGACACAATTATTTATCAGATATAAACAATTCAGCAAGACAGAAATCAGAGACGTTAAAATATTTTTGGGTTTTGTCCTTCTTTACATGTTGTGGACGGGCTTGGTGGTAGGGTTCAGAAATGACCATTTAAATTTTTCAGTTTTTATTGGATTGTGTGTTTTACTTACACCATTCACGAGACAAATAGCTTATTCATTTTGTTTTTTTATTCTTTTCTGGATCTTGTATGATTCAATGAGAGTGTATCCCAATTATCTGATTAATGAAGTTCATATTGAAGACTTATATTTGTTAGAGAAAAAATTCTTTGGAGTTTTTGAAAACAATGTGTTATTAACTCCTAATGAATATTTTGCGAATCACACTTCACAATTTCTCGACTTTATCAGTGGTGTATTTTATCTGACCTGGGTGCCTGTACCCTTGGCTCTCGGGCTTTACTTTTTTTTTAAAGATAAAGTTCTTTTGTTGCAATTCAGTGCGGCATTTTTATTTACCAACCTATTGGGCTTTTGTGTATATTATCTTTACCCTGCTGCTCCACCCTGGTATTTTGAAATGTATGGATCTGAAGAAATTTTTAACATTCAGGGAAATCCTGCACAACTTGCATCTTTCGATAAATTAATTGGTTATCCGCTTTTCAGTGGCATCTACACCAAAAATGCGAATGTTTTTGCGGCTGTTCCTTCACTACATGCAGCTTACCCTGTAGTTGCCTTATTTTATGCGGTCAAAAGTCGTTTGAAGTGGCCTTCTGTACTAATATTTCTGGATATGATTGGTATTTGGTTTGCTGCAGTATATTCCTATCATCATTATGTGATTGATGTATTGTTGGGAGTACTTTGTGCTATAGTTGCACTCATTATTTTTGAAAAACATTTAATGAAAACAAAACTCAGAATTTGGATAGAAAAATACGCTTCTTTTATTCAACTTCAGAACACTCATAAAGAGTAA
- a CDS encoding isoleucine--tRNA ligase, with translation MSGFRIFKQLDLPSIDAEVRAFWEEKKIFERSVEQKPIEKSFVFYEGPPSANGMPGIHHVMGRTVKDLFCRYRTMKGFRVERKGGWDTHGLPIELSVEKELGITKEDIGNKISVDDYNHKCRETVMQYKDVWDDLTRKMGYWVDLDNPYITFNNEYIESVWWLLGRMYQKKLLYKGYTIQPYSPAAGTGLSSHELNQPGCYKDVTDTTVVAQFKTIESSLPSFLKGLGEISILAWTTTPWTLPSNTALTVGPKIEYALIKTFNQYTFLPVNVILAKALVEKQFAGKYILADSEDQLADFKETDKKIPYMIIKSFSGTALVGIRYEQLLPYALPYQNPENAFRVISGNFVTTEDGTGVVHTAPTFGADDAKVAKEAVPEVPPLLVLDENQNPVPLVDLQGKFRKDLAEIGGKYVKNEYYNEGEAPDRSVDVEIAIKLKEENKAFKVEKYVHNYPHCWRTDKPVLYYPLDSWFIRSTAMKDKMIELNKTINWKPAHTGEKRFGNWLENLNDWNLSRSRYWGIPLPIWRTDDASEEICIESINHLASEIEKANEILKLNQSVPKDLHRPYIDDVILVSASGKPMKRELDLIDVWFDSGAMPYAQWHYPMENKDLIEKGITFPADFIAEGVDQTRGWFFTLHAIASMVFESVAYKNVVSNGLVLDKNGVKMSKRLGNVIDPFATISEYGADATRWYMISNAQPWDNLKFDLEGIDEVRRKFFGTLYNTYSFFALYANIDHFEYKEQAVPLEKRPEIDRWIISLLNTLVEEVGVEFENYEPTNATRQIMLFVDEHLSNWYVRLCRRRFWKGEYSEDKIAAYQTLYECLITIAKLMAPVAPMFGDWLYKNLNDLSGLEKFESVHLSDFPIVNESAINKILEQRMDYAQRISSLVLSIRKKEGLRVRQPLTKILLPILDPSFIDQVEAVKELILSEVNVKEIEYLTETEGFINKKAKANFKTLGKILGKHMKAGSALIASFDQKAISQIEKTNEYILEIEGEKFKLTSEDVEISFDEIPGWQVAVDKEITVALDISLTEELISEGIARELVNRIQNIRKNIDFNVTDRIKVEIQPHPQISAAMVAHQDFICSEVLADELISGEAENGELIEILEELSLRIEVTKV, from the coding sequence ATGTCCGGATTCAGGATATTTAAACAATTAGATCTTCCATCCATTGATGCAGAAGTGAGAGCTTTTTGGGAAGAGAAGAAAATATTTGAAAGAAGTGTTGAGCAAAAACCCATAGAAAAATCATTTGTATTTTATGAAGGACCACCTTCTGCCAATGGAATGCCCGGCATACATCATGTGATGGGCAGAACAGTCAAAGATCTTTTCTGCAGATACAGAACGATGAAAGGTTTTCGTGTCGAACGGAAGGGTGGTTGGGATACACATGGATTGCCCATTGAGCTTAGTGTTGAGAAGGAGCTTGGTATCACCAAAGAAGATATCGGCAATAAGATATCGGTAGATGATTACAACCATAAATGCCGTGAAACTGTCATGCAATATAAAGATGTGTGGGATGATCTGACCAGAAAAATGGGCTATTGGGTGGATCTGGATAATCCTTATATTACATTTAATAATGAATATATTGAATCCGTCTGGTGGCTTTTGGGTAGAATGTATCAAAAGAAACTGCTTTATAAAGGTTACACTATTCAGCCCTATTCACCTGCAGCAGGAACGGGGCTAAGTTCTCATGAACTCAATCAGCCCGGATGTTACAAGGATGTGACGGATACAACGGTAGTCGCTCAGTTTAAGACTATTGAAAGTTCACTTCCGTCATTTTTAAAGGGTCTCGGAGAGATTTCTATACTTGCATGGACGACTACCCCTTGGACGCTTCCTTCCAACACTGCTCTGACAGTTGGTCCAAAGATTGAATACGCATTAATTAAAACTTTTAACCAATATACTTTTTTACCGGTAAATGTGATTTTGGCTAAAGCTTTGGTGGAAAAGCAGTTTGCAGGTAAATATATACTTGCTGATTCAGAAGATCAACTTGCAGATTTTAAGGAAACAGATAAGAAGATTCCTTATATGATAATTAAAAGTTTTTCTGGAACCGCTCTGGTTGGAATCAGATATGAACAACTTTTGCCGTATGCATTACCTTATCAGAATCCTGAAAATGCTTTCAGAGTAATTTCCGGAAATTTTGTTACCACTGAAGATGGAACAGGTGTAGTACATACCGCACCGACTTTTGGAGCAGATGATGCTAAAGTTGCTAAAGAAGCAGTGCCTGAAGTACCGCCTTTATTGGTTTTGGATGAAAATCAGAATCCTGTGCCATTAGTTGATTTGCAGGGAAAATTCAGAAAAGATCTTGCTGAAATTGGTGGAAAATATGTCAAAAATGAATATTACAACGAAGGTGAAGCTCCCGACAGATCTGTAGATGTCGAAATAGCTATCAAGCTGAAAGAAGAAAACAAAGCTTTCAAGGTTGAAAAATATGTGCATAACTATCCACACTGCTGGAGGACTGATAAACCCGTACTTTACTATCCGTTAGATAGCTGGTTTATCCGATCCACTGCTATGAAAGATAAAATGATCGAACTGAATAAAACGATCAACTGGAAACCTGCCCACACAGGCGAAAAAAGATTTGGTAATTGGCTGGAAAATCTAAACGATTGGAATCTGTCCAGATCCAGATATTGGGGGATACCTCTCCCGATATGGCGCACAGACGATGCAAGTGAAGAAATCTGTATAGAATCTATCAATCATCTGGCATCTGAAATTGAAAAAGCCAATGAAATTCTTAAATTAAATCAGTCAGTTCCAAAAGATCTGCACAGACCATATATTGATGATGTAATATTGGTTTCTGCCTCCGGAAAACCCATGAAACGTGAGTTGGATCTGATAGATGTGTGGTTTGATTCAGGTGCTATGCCGTATGCTCAGTGGCATTATCCGATGGAAAACAAGGATTTGATTGAAAAAGGAATTACATTTCCCGCTGATTTTATTGCAGAAGGTGTTGATCAGACACGAGGTTGGTTTTTTACATTACATGCTATTGCCAGTATGGTTTTCGAAAGTGTAGCATATAAAAATGTCGTTTCCAACGGACTTGTTCTGGATAAAAATGGCGTGAAAATGTCAAAAAGATTGGGAAATGTGATAGATCCTTTTGCGACCATTTCGGAATATGGAGCAGATGCCACCCGATGGTATATGATATCCAATGCGCAGCCGTGGGATAATCTTAAATTTGATCTGGAAGGGATTGATGAAGTCAGAAGGAAATTTTTTGGAACATTATATAACACCTACTCTTTCTTTGCATTGTATGCCAACATTGATCATTTTGAATACAAAGAACAAGCTGTTCCACTTGAAAAAAGACCGGAAATAGACAGATGGATTATTTCATTATTGAATACCTTAGTGGAAGAAGTTGGTGTGGAATTTGAAAATTATGAACCTACAAATGCTACCAGGCAGATAATGCTTTTTGTAGATGAGCATCTGAGTAATTGGTATGTCAGACTTTGCAGAAGGAGATTCTGGAAAGGAGAATACTCAGAAGATAAAATTGCAGCATATCAAACGCTCTACGAATGCCTGATAACTATTGCCAAATTGATGGCTCCTGTAGCTCCCATGTTTGGAGATTGGTTGTATAAAAATCTAAATGATCTTTCCGGACTTGAAAAATTTGAATCTGTCCATCTTTCGGATTTTCCAATAGTAAATGAGAGTGCGATCAACAAAATTCTTGAACAGCGGATGGATTATGCCCAAAGGATATCATCATTGGTATTATCCATCAGGAAAAAAGAAGGACTTAGAGTACGCCAGCCTTTGACAAAAATTCTTTTACCGATTTTGGATCCGTCTTTCATTGATCAGGTTGAAGCCGTCAAAGAACTGATACTTTCAGAGGTAAATGTAAAGGAAATAGAGTATCTGACCGAAACGGAAGGTTTTATAAATAAGAAAGCCAAGGCAAACTTCAAAACTTTAGGAAAAATTCTTGGGAAACACATGAAAGCGGGATCAGCGTTGATTGCTTCTTTTGATCAGAAAGCCATTTCGCAAATTGAAAAAACCAATGAATACATTCTGGAAATAGAAGGGGAAAAATTCAAACTCACTTCAGAAGATGTAGAAATCAGTTTTGACGAGATACCAGGATGGCAAGTTGCCGTTGATAAAGAAATCACCGTTGCATTAGATATTAGTTTGACAGAAGAACTTATCTCAGAAGGTATTGCACGTGAACTGGTCAACAGGATCCAAAATATTAGGAAGAACATTGATTTTAATGTGACAGACAGGATAAAAGTTGAAATTCAGCCCCATCCGCAAATATCAGCTGCAATGGTTGCACATCAGGATTTTATTTGCAGTGAAGTTCTGGCAGATGAATTAATATCAGGTGAGGCTGAAAATGGTGAACTGATAGAAATTCTGGAGGAATTGAGTTTAAGGATTGAAGTCACAAAAGTTTAG
- a CDS encoding inositol-3-phosphate synthase, with product MSEKSKVQKAKGKLGILLPGMGAVATTFIAGVVAVNKGLELPIGSLTQMGRIRIGKRTANNQPFIKDIVPLHNLKNVVFGGWDIFEDDVYESAVHAKVLEESLLTKLKPQLQKIKPMKAVFDHEYVKRLDGKNVKKGKTKMELAKALMKDIEKFKKDNDCDRLVMVWCGSTEIYIEESEVHQTIESFEKGLEENHKDIAPSMIYAYAAIKSGVPYANGAPNLSCDIPAMVELSKQTQTPIAGKDFKTGQTLMKTILAPGLKARALGIEGWFSTNILGNRDGEVLDDPDNFKTKEVSKLGVLENILEPALHPELYGNLYHKVRINYYPPRGDNKEGWDNIDIRGWLNYPMQIKVDFLCRDSILAAPIVLDLAIFLDLAKRAGMSGIQEWLSFYLKSPQAPKGVHPMHDIFKQLNKLENTLRHLGGHELITNLGLDYDA from the coding sequence ATGTCAGAAAAAAGCAAAGTTCAGAAAGCCAAAGGTAAATTAGGTATATTACTTCCTGGAATGGGTGCTGTAGCCACCACCTTTATTGCCGGAGTTGTGGCTGTTAATAAAGGACTGGAATTGCCTATCGGATCGTTAACTCAGATGGGACGAATCCGTATCGGAAAAAGAACTGCAAATAATCAGCCATTTATTAAAGATATAGTTCCTCTACACAACTTAAAAAATGTAGTTTTTGGAGGATGGGATATTTTTGAGGATGATGTTTATGAATCCGCAGTGCATGCTAAAGTGTTGGAAGAAAGCTTATTAACTAAACTTAAACCACAGCTGCAAAAGATAAAACCCATGAAAGCAGTTTTTGACCATGAATATGTCAAAAGATTAGATGGTAAAAATGTTAAAAAGGGCAAGACTAAAATGGAGTTGGCCAAAGCCTTGATGAAAGATATTGAGAAATTTAAAAAAGATAATGATTGTGACAGATTGGTGATGGTGTGGTGTGGATCTACTGAAATATATATAGAAGAATCTGAAGTTCATCAGACCATAGAGTCATTTGAAAAAGGACTGGAAGAAAATCACAAGGACATTGCCCCAAGTATGATATATGCGTATGCTGCCATCAAAAGTGGTGTACCTTATGCAAATGGAGCACCCAATTTGTCATGTGATATTCCTGCTATGGTTGAACTTTCAAAACAAACGCAAACACCGATTGCAGGCAAAGACTTCAAAACAGGGCAAACTCTCATGAAAACTATTCTTGCGCCGGGATTAAAAGCAAGGGCATTGGGAATTGAAGGATGGTTTTCTACTAATATATTAGGAAACAGGGATGGAGAAGTATTGGATGATCCGGATAATTTCAAAACGAAAGAAGTTTCTAAATTGGGTGTATTGGAAAATATATTAGAGCCTGCTTTACATCCTGAGTTATATGGGAATCTTTATCATAAAGTCAGGATAAACTATTATCCGCCGAGAGGAGACAATAAAGAAGGATGGGATAATATCGATATCAGAGGCTGGCTCAACTATCCTATGCAGATAAAAGTTGATTTTCTATGTCGTGACTCTATTCTGGCGGCTCCGATTGTGCTGGATTTGGCAATATTTCTTGATTTGGCCAAGAGAGCAGGTATGTCAGGAATTCAGGAGTGGCTTTCATTTTATTTGAAATCACCACAGGCTCCCAAAGGAGTACATCCGATGCATGACATTTTCAAGCAACTTAATAAATTAGAGAATACCTTAAGACACCTGGGTGGTCACGAATTGATAACAAATCTCGGACTCGACTACGATGCTTGA
- a CDS encoding phosphatidylglycerophosphatase A yields MKPAVLIATSGGAGFIPFAPGTFGALVGFLISIGLLSLQLRFFEWNLLHALLIISSYIAGVWATVQLEKEWGHDPSRIVIDETIGFWVSILFIPMEIQYLLVAFVLFRIFDIFKPLGIRKIDKLKSSHSVMLDDVAAGILTNICIQIYLYWYG; encoded by the coding sequence ATGAAACCTGCCGTATTGATAGCTACCAGTGGTGGGGCAGGTTTCATTCCTTTTGCTCCGGGAACATTCGGTGCTTTGGTGGGTTTTTTGATTAGTATCGGACTTTTGAGTTTACAATTGAGATTTTTTGAATGGAATTTATTACATGCCCTGCTGATCATCAGTAGTTATATTGCAGGCGTATGGGCAACTGTTCAATTAGAGAAAGAGTGGGGACACGATCCATCCCGCATTGTAATTGATGAAACTATAGGATTTTGGGTGAGTATTCTATTTATTCCAATGGAAATACAATATTTGCTGGTTGCATTTGTACTTTTTCGTATTTTTGATATTTTTAAACCATTGGGGATCAGAAAAATTGACAAACTTAAGTCTTCACATTCAGTAATGCTGGATGATGTTGCAGCCGGAATCCTGACCAATATTTGCATTCAGATATATCTTTATTGGTATGGCTAA
- a CDS encoding CDP-alcohol phosphatidyltransferase family protein, translating to MTQTSGSILKSRKRENILKKAEFRTIGFLCKIMPSWVTSDMLTFTGLLGSLIVALGLYLGNSNKVFLLLSVFGFMVQWFGDSLDGRLAYYRNKSRKWYGWALDISADWISVCIIGFGFYYYIDYYKFAAFIFIFTYGWSMINSLLRYKINDQYTIDTFSMGPTEVRFIICFFMLLDIFVNQTLLVFAFAGSLVLFIINMIDLLGILKLGDIRDASEKSVNIS from the coding sequence ATGACACAAACTTCCGGCTCTATCTTAAAAAGCAGAAAAAGAGAAAATATTCTCAAAAAAGCAGAATTCAGAACTATTGGATTTTTATGTAAAATAATGCCGTCTTGGGTTACTTCTGATATGCTGACATTTACGGGTTTGCTTGGCTCGTTAATTGTTGCCTTAGGATTATATCTTGGGAATAGTAATAAGGTTTTTCTTCTGCTTTCCGTTTTTGGTTTTATGGTTCAATGGTTTGGAGATTCGCTGGATGGCAGACTTGCATATTATAGGAATAAGTCCAGAAAGTGGTATGGTTGGGCATTAGATATTTCTGCAGATTGGATTTCAGTTTGTATAATTGGTTTTGGTTTCTATTATTATATTGACTATTATAAATTTGCTGCATTCATATTTATTTTTACTTACGGTTGGTCCATGATTAACTCACTTCTGAGATATAAAATTAATGATCAATATACGATTGATACATTTTCTATGGGCCCTACAGAAGTCCGTTTTATAATATGTTTTTTTATGTTGCTGGATATTTTTGTAAATCAGACGTTGTTAGTATTTGCCTTTGCAGGAAGTTTGGTGCTTTTTATTATCAACATGATTGACTTGCTTGGAATATTAAAATTGGGAGATATCAGAGATGCATCTGAAAAATCTGTGAATATTAGCTGA